In the genome of Fusobacterium sp. DD2, one region contains:
- a CDS encoding sodium/glutamate symporter, with the protein MELYFQIFCYLSFLLILGTVIRGRVKIFQNLFIPASVIGGFIGLIIGPEILGQYLSIIPSIWSKEIGKIPGILIIPVIASVPLGMNFNLKNKKQGIKNILNTTLILYIVTFIQLALGFVINFIFTKLLNIPLYPTFGAELNTGFAGGHGTAGLIGRVLQDMKLNYWAISQGIATTVATFGLIGGIIIGVFLINHNCKKGNTSLLKNPKNIPVEMRKGFIKDTDKQPIFGHETTVSSSVDVLAFHVAIIFSVCGISYIILGIIKKLRIPLLSSLSVWAFSMIVMFFVWNFMKRKKLQWIIDTKIKGKISALFTEFAVVSAITALPLKAVFTYIFPLLTMIITGFIVTWWIIDTLCKKYFKNNYPFERAISMMGTSFGVFFTGMLLLRICDPEFKLPVLGDYSLGFSLTALIGPLLILSSINLGLKYDPLTPVLLFIFLTIISLFLLRYINQKKV; encoded by the coding sequence ATGGAACTTTATTTTCAAATATTTTGCTATCTTTCTTTTCTCCTTATTTTAGGAACAGTAATCAGAGGAAGAGTAAAGATTTTTCAGAATCTTTTTATACCAGCATCTGTAATAGGAGGATTTATTGGCCTTATAATAGGTCCTGAAATCCTGGGACAATATCTTTCAATCATTCCATCTATATGGTCAAAGGAGATTGGAAAAATCCCTGGAATACTTATTATTCCAGTAATTGCTTCTGTTCCCCTTGGAATGAATTTTAATCTTAAAAATAAAAAACAGGGGATTAAAAATATACTGAATACCACTCTTATTTTATATATTGTTACTTTTATACAGCTTGCACTTGGATTTGTGATAAATTTTATCTTTACAAAACTTTTAAATATACCTCTTTATCCAACTTTTGGTGCAGAACTTAATACTGGATTTGCAGGAGGACATGGAACTGCCGGTCTCATTGGTAGAGTTCTTCAGGATATGAAGCTCAATTACTGGGCTATCTCACAGGGAATAGCTACTACTGTGGCTACCTTTGGTCTTATTGGCGGTATTATTATAGGAGTATTCCTAATTAACCACAATTGTAAAAAAGGAAATACCTCTCTTCTTAAAAATCCTAAAAATATACCTGTAGAGATGAGAAAAGGATTTATTAAAGATACAGATAAACAGCCAATTTTTGGTCATGAAACAACAGTTTCTTCATCTGTTGATGTTCTTGCATTTCATGTAGCTATAATTTTTTCAGTGTGCGGAATCTCATATATCATACTTGGCATTATAAAAAAATTACGTATTCCACTTCTTTCATCTCTTTCTGTTTGGGCATTTTCAATGATTGTGATGTTCTTTGTATGGAATTTTATGAAAAGAAAAAAATTACAATGGATAATTGATACAAAAATAAAAGGAAAGATTTCAGCTCTATTTACTGAATTTGCTGTTGTAAGTGCAATTACCGCTCTGCCATTAAAAGCGGTATTTACCTATATTTTTCCACTTCTTACTATGATTATTACAGGTTTTATTGTAACATGGTGGATAATTGATACCCTTTGCAAAAAATACTTTAAAAATAACTATCCTTTTGAAAGAGCTATATCAATGATGGGAACAAGTTTTGGAGTATTTTTTACTGGAATGCTTCTTTTAAGAATCTGTGACCCTGAGTTTAAACTCCCTGTACTTGGAGATTATTCTTTGGGATTTTCACTTACTGCACTTATTGGGCCTCTACTTATTTTAAGTTCCATAAATCTTGGTCTTAAGTATGATCCATTAACCCCAGTACTTCTTTTTATTTTTTTAACTATAA
- the ispF gene encoding 2-C-methyl-D-erythritol 2,4-cyclodiphosphate synthase, with product MIRIGNGYDVHKLVEGRKLVLGGIEIPHTKGVLGHSDGDVLIHAIMDAILGALALGDIGQHFPDNDMQYKNIDSTILLSRVKELIDEKEYQIVNLDSIIVLQKPKVKPYIQSMRERISNILKIDIDQVSVKATTEEKLGFTGDESGVKSYCVVLLEKK from the coding sequence ATGATTAGAATTGGAAATGGTTATGATGTGCACAAACTTGTTGAAGGAAGAAAATTAGTATTAGGTGGTATAGAGATTCCTCATACTAAGGGAGTTTTAGGTCATTCTGATGGAGATGTTCTAATCCATGCTATAATGGATGCCATTCTTGGAGCTCTTGCTCTTGGAGATATTGGTCAACATTTTCCTGACAATGATATGCAGTATAAAAATATTGACAGTACAATTCTTTTAAGTAGAGTAAAAGAGTTAATAGATGAAAAAGAATATCAGATAGTAAATCTGGATTCAATAATTGTACTTCAAAAACCAAAAGTTAAACCTTATATTCAGTCAATGAGAGAAAGAATTTCAAATATCTTAAAAATTGATATTGATCAGGTCAGTGTAAAAGCTACAACAGAAGAGAAGCTTGGTTTTACTGGTGATGAATCAGGAGTAAAATCATACTGTGTAGTTTTACTTGAGAAAAAATAA
- the rfaE1 gene encoding D-glycero-beta-D-manno-heptose-7-phosphate kinase, translating into MTNQLNLKTILDNFKNITIGVVGDLMLDDYIIGIVERISPEAPVPVVTVKEERFSLGGAANVVNNLNALEAKTVCFGVIGSDTNGDRLLKAFDEKNIDTKAIIRTNELPTIVKKRVLAGNQQLLRIDWEDASPISKTLEDALLEKFKANIDKLDAVILSDYDKGVLTPRVAKEIVKLCREKNIIVNVDPKPKNAMNYYGATSMTPNKKEAMECMGVKTKDFEALGKALKEKLNLNNLLLTRSEEGMSLFMDRVVNIPTFAQEVYDVTGAGDTVISVYTLAGASGVSWHEAAKIANTAAGVVVGKVGTSTATKDEILEFYEKIYDRWEV; encoded by the coding sequence ATGACAAATCAATTAAATCTGAAAACGATATTGGATAATTTTAAAAACATCACAATTGGGGTAGTGGGAGATTTAATGCTTGATGACTATATCATTGGAATAGTTGAAAGAATATCCCCTGAAGCTCCTGTTCCTGTAGTTACTGTAAAAGAGGAAAGATTCTCTCTTGGAGGAGCTGCTAACGTTGTAAATAACCTTAATGCTTTAGAAGCTAAAACAGTTTGTTTTGGAGTCATTGGAAGTGATACTAATGGTGATAGACTTTTAAAAGCATTTGATGAAAAAAATATTGACACTAAAGCTATTATAAGAACAAATGAGTTACCAACAATAGTTAAAAAAAGAGTACTTGCTGGAAATCAGCAACTTTTAAGAATAGATTGGGAAGATGCATCACCTATATCAAAAACTTTAGAAGATGCACTGCTTGAAAAATTTAAAGCAAATATTGATAAACTGGATGCTGTTATCCTATCTGACTATGATAAAGGAGTACTTACTCCAAGAGTTGCAAAAGAGATTGTAAAACTTTGCAGAGAAAAAAATATCATAGTAAATGTGGATCCTAAACCTAAAAATGCAATGAACTACTATGGTGCTACATCTATGACTCCTAATAAAAAAGAAGCTATGGAGTGTATGGGAGTTAAAACAAAGGATTTTGAAGCACTTGGTAAAGCACTTAAAGAAAAATTGAATCTTAATAACCTTCTTCTGACTAGAAGTGAAGAGGGAATGAGTTTATTTATGGATAGAGTAGTTAATATTCCTACATTTGCTCAAGAGGTATATGATGTTACTGGTGCTGGAGATACTGTAATATCTGTATATACCTTAGCTGGAGCTTCAGGAGTATCATGGCATGAAGCTGCTAAAATTGCAAATACAGCTGCTGGAGTAGTAGTTGGTAAAGTTGGAACTTCTACAGCAACAAAAGATGAAATACTTGAATTTTATGAAAAAATATATGATAGATGGGAAGTGTAA
- a CDS encoding type II secretion system protein GspD, producing the protein MIKKYLVLLIMMVICYNSYGRVNNDKLRRQNVTSEINFQNLSIGDAFSVIAKDTGVNFIPDSDVKDIPMDISFPAGENMETLVNTILEIYHLNVSSIGEIFVVSKSTKLPGDYSIYGSVNDSIYKSGIDNVKITLSNSNYPAIYSGYGGKFIFPDVDPGVYIIKFEKKGYITKGDIINTKDKITSLKVALEKDNRIGRSEKTKITDSHNAITEDRGIITKKIILNNGNTKEIKHVVEENFGDSITISSIEKQSVLILSGERKIVDNALMLISEIDNNIQQIRISSQILDVSNNLFENLGVQWDYNRNNSNIQNGDKGVHSKVLSSGKIAGINTIYGSSLNIKKHFHSATDVLDFQINMLEATQDLIVSARPSILVTNGQEGEFKITEEVIVGEKKDENTNNDRITSTPIFKEAGIILKVTPHIKENGYIVLDVLIEVSNFKLKYKKDDSADVGTFNSEGGSKIGRSIKTTIKMKDGQTVLIGGLKRATIHNANSKIPFFGTLPLFGHLFKNENIEHEMSDIYIRLKLDIVENEDTPFENNEIHEKINDIKDKRIF; encoded by the coding sequence ATGATAAAAAAATATCTTGTGCTTTTAATAATGATGGTTATTTGCTATAATAGTTATGGAAGAGTTAATAATGATAAGTTGCGAAGGCAGAATGTCACTTCAGAAATCAACTTTCAAAATCTTTCAATTGGAGATGCTTTTAGTGTTATAGCTAAAGATACAGGAGTAAATTTCATTCCTGACAGTGATGTTAAGGATATCCCTATGGATATCTCTTTTCCAGCAGGAGAAAACATGGAAACTCTTGTAAATACAATACTTGAAATCTATCATCTCAACGTCTCATCAATAGGTGAGATTTTTGTAGTCTCTAAAAGTACAAAATTGCCAGGAGATTACTCTATCTATGGGTCAGTTAATGACAGCATCTATAAGTCAGGTATTGATAATGTTAAAATTACACTGTCAAATAGCAATTATCCAGCTATTTACTCAGGATATGGTGGAAAATTTATATTTCCTGATGTAGATCCTGGGGTTTATATAATAAAATTTGAAAAAAAAGGATATATTACAAAAGGGGATATTATAAATACCAAGGATAAAATTACATCTCTTAAGGTTGCCCTTGAAAAAGATAATAGAATTGGAAGGTCTGAAAAAACTAAAATTACAGATTCTCACAATGCTATTACTGAAGACAGAGGAATAATTACTAAAAAAATTATTCTAAATAATGGTAATACTAAAGAGATAAAACATGTGGTAGAAGAAAATTTTGGAGACAGTATCACTATTTCATCTATTGAAAAGCAAAGTGTACTCATCCTTTCAGGTGAAAGAAAAATTGTAGATAATGCTCTTATGCTTATCAGTGAAATAGACAATAATATACAGCAGATACGGATTTCTTCTCAAATTCTTGATGTTTCTAATAATCTCTTTGAAAATCTTGGTGTCCAATGGGACTACAATAGAAACAATTCAAATATCCAAAATGGTGATAAGGGAGTACACAGCAAGGTTTTGAGTTCAGGAAAAATTGCTGGTATTAACACTATTTATGGATCTTCTCTCAATATAAAAAAACATTTCCACAGTGCAACAGATGTTTTAGATTTTCAAATAAATATGCTTGAAGCAACTCAGGACCTTATTGTCAGTGCCCGTCCTTCCATTCTTGTTACAAATGGACAGGAGGGAGAATTTAAAATTACTGAAGAGGTAATTGTTGGAGAAAAAAAGGATGAAAATACCAATAATGACAGAATTACCAGTACACCTATATTTAAAGAGGCTGGAATAATCTTAAAGGTAACTCCACATATTAAGGAGAATGGATATATTGTTTTAGATGTCCTTATTGAAGTAAGTAATTTTAAACTGAAGTATAAAAAAGACGACAGTGCAGATGTAGGTACTTTTAACTCTGAAGGTGGGTCTAAAATAGGTAGAAGTATAAAAACTACCATTAAGATGAAGGATGGACAGACTGTTTTAATTGGTGGGCTTAAACGGGCTACTATTCATAATGCCAACAGTAAAATTCCTTTTTTTGGTACTCTACCATTATTTGGCCATCTATTTAAAAATGAAAATATAGAGCATGAAATGAGTGATATCTATATCAGATTAAAACTTGATATAGTTGAAAATGAAGATACACCATTTGAAAACAATGAGATACATGAAAAAATAAATGATATTAAAGATAAAAGAATATTTTAA